The following proteins come from a genomic window of Actinomarinicola tropica:
- a CDS encoding M1 family metallopeptidase — translation MTAPNPTAATGEADRYRLPRTVVPSHYDLVLEPDLGAATFTGTVAIDVEVVEPVDEIVLNALDLEIDRATLVGPNGTRLAGSVTYDADTERALIDIEDAAAPGRWRLELSFRGELNDKLVGFYRSTYVDEDGATQTLAVSQMESTHARRAFPCFDEPDFKATFAVTLVVADGLTALSNAAEIADEPTDDGRRRVRFATTMKMSTYLVAFVVGPLEVTEAVTTRGGVPIRVAHPRGKGHLAPYALDAAVFCLDFFADWFDIPYPGDKLDLVAVPDFAFGAMENLGCVTFREVLLLIDPESATQPELERLVDVVAHELAHMWFGDLVTMGWWEGIWLNEAFATFMEMLATDAYRPEWQRWVSFGLSRTAAFDVDALAATRPIEFPVISPEDAEGMFDLLTYEKGAAVLRMLEQYLGPDTFRDGIRRYISTHQYGNTVTTDLWDAIEESSGEPVRRIMDSWIYQGGFPAVGVDLEQDRHVVRLTQRRFQALDPKGSEPDATEWSVPVTLRVGRGDESTVERVLLEGDTTTVDLDRPADWVHVNVDGAGFYRVRYSPAAREALLAHRGQLAAIERYGLVDDAWAAVLADELDAPSFLALVRELAADEDDLSVWQRIAGGLGALDRLVPAPAREAWTATVRALARPALDRIGWEPAAAEDERHRQLRGTLVSLLGTVGADDEVVARSRALHDRHLAGEKGLDPALVAAAIEVVAGSGTAEDFDAFAGRVRAASTPQEEVRYTYALADFPGAEELDRLLAMTLTDEIRTQNGAFVLRRALLNRENGPQAWAFVQSHWSEISERLPSMSMVRMVEGVRALSTPELAAQVEAFFAEHPLPQATKTLAQHLEAMRVNVGVREREADRIAAAVTD, via the coding sequence GTGACCGCACCGAACCCGACCGCCGCCACCGGTGAGGCCGACCGCTACCGGCTCCCGCGCACGGTCGTGCCGTCCCACTACGACCTCGTCCTCGAGCCCGACCTCGGTGCTGCGACGTTCACGGGGACGGTCGCGATCGACGTGGAGGTCGTCGAGCCGGTCGACGAGATCGTGCTCAACGCGCTCGACCTCGAGATCGACAGGGCCACCCTCGTCGGCCCGAACGGCACCCGCCTCGCCGGGTCGGTCACCTACGACGCCGACACCGAGCGGGCGCTCATCGACATCGAGGACGCCGCCGCGCCGGGCCGCTGGCGGCTCGAGCTGTCCTTCCGTGGCGAGCTCAACGACAAGCTCGTCGGGTTCTACCGCAGCACCTACGTCGACGAGGACGGTGCCACCCAGACGCTGGCGGTCAGCCAGATGGAGTCGACCCACGCCCGGCGGGCCTTCCCGTGCTTCGACGAACCGGACTTCAAGGCGACGTTCGCCGTCACCCTCGTCGTCGCCGACGGGCTCACCGCGCTGTCGAACGCCGCGGAGATCGCCGACGAGCCCACCGACGACGGCCGACGCCGGGTCCGCTTCGCCACCACGATGAAGATGTCGACCTACCTGGTGGCCTTCGTCGTGGGTCCGCTCGAGGTCACCGAGGCCGTGACCACCCGGGGCGGCGTGCCGATCCGCGTCGCCCATCCGCGCGGCAAGGGCCACCTCGCCCCCTACGCGCTCGACGCCGCCGTCTTCTGCCTCGACTTCTTCGCCGACTGGTTCGACATCCCGTACCCGGGCGACAAGCTCGACCTCGTCGCCGTCCCCGACTTCGCCTTCGGGGCGATGGAGAACCTCGGCTGCGTCACCTTCCGCGAGGTGCTCCTCCTCATCGACCCGGAGTCCGCCACCCAGCCCGAGCTGGAGCGCCTCGTCGACGTGGTCGCCCACGAGCTGGCCCACATGTGGTTCGGCGATCTGGTCACGATGGGCTGGTGGGAGGGCATCTGGCTGAACGAGGCCTTCGCCACGTTCATGGAGATGCTCGCCACCGACGCGTACCGGCCCGAGTGGCAGCGCTGGGTGAGCTTCGGACTGTCCCGCACCGCGGCGTTCGACGTCGACGCGCTCGCGGCCACGCGCCCGATCGAGTTCCCGGTGATCTCCCCCGAGGACGCCGAGGGGATGTTCGACCTCCTCACCTACGAGAAGGGCGCCGCCGTCCTGCGGATGCTCGAGCAGTACCTCGGCCCCGACACCTTCCGCGACGGCATCCGCCGCTACATCTCCACCCACCAGTACGGGAACACGGTCACCACCGACCTGTGGGACGCCATCGAGGAGTCGAGCGGGGAGCCCGTGCGACGGATCATGGACAGCTGGATCTACCAGGGCGGCTTCCCGGCCGTCGGCGTCGACCTCGAGCAGGACCGCCACGTCGTGCGCCTCACCCAGCGCCGGTTCCAGGCGCTCGACCCGAAGGGCTCCGAGCCCGACGCGACCGAGTGGTCCGTCCCCGTGACGCTGCGCGTGGGCCGTGGCGACGAGTCCACGGTCGAGCGGGTGCTGCTCGAGGGCGACACGACCACCGTCGACCTCGACCGGCCGGCGGACTGGGTCCACGTCAACGTGGACGGCGCCGGCTTCTACCGCGTCCGGTACTCGCCGGCGGCGCGCGAGGCGCTGCTCGCCCACCGCGGCCAGCTGGCCGCCATCGAGCGCTACGGGCTCGTCGACGACGCGTGGGCCGCCGTCCTCGCCGACGAGCTCGACGCGCCCTCGTTCCTCGCTCTCGTCCGCGAGCTCGCCGCCGACGAGGACGACCTCTCGGTCTGGCAGCGGATCGCCGGGGGCCTCGGCGCCCTCGATCGGCTCGTCCCCGCGCCCGCTCGTGAGGCCTGGACCGCCACCGTCCGCGCCCTCGCCCGCCCGGCGCTCGACCGGATCGGCTGGGAGCCGGCAGCCGCCGAGGACGAGCGGCACCGCCAGCTGCGCGGCACCCTGGTCAGCCTGCTCGGCACGGTCGGGGCCGACGACGAGGTGGTGGCACGCTCCCGCGCGCTCCACGACCGGCACCTGGCCGGCGAGAAGGGCCTCGATCCGGCGCTCGTGGCCGCAGCAATCGAGGTGGTCGCCGGATCGGGCACCGCGGAGGACTTCGATGCCTTCGCCGGCCGCGTCCGGGCCGCGAGCACCCCGCAGGAGGAGGTCCGGTACACCTACGCGCTGGCCGACTTCCCGGGTGCCGAGGAGCTCGACCGCCTGCTGGCCATGACGCTCACCGACGAGATCCGCACACAGAACGGCGCCTTCGTGCTCCGCCGTGCCCTCCTCAACCGCGAGAACGGACCCCAGGCGTGGGCATTCGTGCAGTCCCACTGGTCCGAGATCAGCGAGCGCCTGCCCTCGATGTCGATGGTGCGGATGGTCGAGGGCGTCCGGGCGCTGTCCACGCCGGAGCTCGCCGCCCAGGTCGAGGCGTTCTTCGCCGAGCACCCCCTCCCCCAGGCCACCAAGACCCTCGCACAGCACCTGGAGGCGATGCGGGTCAACGTGGGGGTGCGGGAGCGCGAGGCCGACCGCATCGCCGCCGCCGTCACCGACTGA
- a CDS encoding metallophosphoesterase family protein: MEVVAVEPTALQVTWVGLPSGPVEVAVEPQRGAARRLLRDSDGGPGGVVVDDLAPATPLVLRVAGRRFDLRTPQLPAGEELCRFATVSDVHLGNPSVGIFHTMRERDDPVDPHPLRCGRAAIREARGWGAELLVVKGDLVEHGHPEQWDMADALLADAGVPVTFVPGNHEVKRSPRAERRDVLDGAEVELVRGVAHRDLPGLRLVLVDTTIDGRGHGAVRHLVEEVADVVADASGPTVVAMHHYAQRFQLPWFWPPGIPGREARRFLDALVRANPATLVTSGHTHRNRARRHGPLVVTEVGSTKDFPGVWGGYVVHEGGIRQTVRRTLDRSAMGWTEYTRRAVGGIWGRWSMGDLDDRCISHDWDR; the protein is encoded by the coding sequence GTGGAGGTCGTCGCCGTCGAGCCGACCGCCCTCCAGGTCACCTGGGTCGGACTGCCGTCGGGCCCGGTCGAGGTGGCGGTCGAGCCCCAGCGGGGCGCGGCGCGCCGGCTCCTGCGTGACTCCGACGGAGGGCCGGGCGGTGTCGTGGTGGACGACCTGGCCCCCGCCACGCCGCTGGTGCTGCGCGTGGCCGGACGTCGGTTCGACCTGCGGACACCCCAGCTCCCCGCGGGGGAGGAGCTGTGCCGGTTCGCCACGGTGTCCGACGTCCACCTCGGCAACCCGAGCGTCGGGATCTTCCACACCATGCGCGAGCGCGACGACCCCGTCGATCCGCACCCCCTCCGCTGCGGGCGCGCCGCGATCCGCGAGGCGCGTGGCTGGGGCGCCGAGCTGCTCGTCGTGAAGGGCGACCTCGTCGAGCACGGCCACCCCGAGCAGTGGGACATGGCCGACGCGCTCCTGGCCGATGCCGGCGTCCCGGTGACGTTCGTGCCCGGCAACCACGAGGTGAAGCGCTCGCCGCGGGCGGAGCGCCGCGACGTCCTCGACGGCGCCGAGGTCGAGCTCGTGCGGGGCGTCGCCCACCGCGACCTGCCCGGTCTCCGCCTCGTTCTCGTCGACACGACCATCGACGGCCGGGGCCACGGGGCCGTGCGCCACCTCGTCGAGGAGGTCGCCGACGTCGTCGCCGACGCCAGCGGCCCGACCGTCGTCGCCATGCACCACTACGCCCAGCGCTTCCAGCTGCCCTGGTTCTGGCCGCCGGGCATCCCGGGGCGGGAGGCGCGTCGCTTCCTCGACGCGCTCGTGCGCGCCAACCCGGCCACGCTCGTCACCTCCGGTCACACCCACCGCAACCGAGCCCGGCGCCACGGTCCGCTCGTCGTCACCGAGGTCGGGTCGACCAAGGACTTCCCCGGGGTGTGGGGCGGCTACGTCGTGCACGAGGGCGGCATCCGCCAGACGGTCCGACGCACGCTCGACCGCTCCGCCATGGGGTGGACCGAGTACACCCGGCGAGCGGTCGGGGGCATCTGGGGGAGGTGGTCGATGGGCGACCTCGACGACCGCTGCATCTCCCAC